The following are encoded in a window of Rosa chinensis cultivar Old Blush chromosome 4, RchiOBHm-V2, whole genome shotgun sequence genomic DNA:
- the LOC112198797 gene encoding uncharacterized protein LOC112198797 — protein MVVCPWSFLGPLSDARPPTSSSIQKIQKPKTFASVLAGADENNFTISQLPSPIIRGDTVFVKINETIYQEQLKACRTNLIGRLLLQKGTIPLKTELLKASLDSLWQPLGPWRLVPGKGYYDLHFNSKADLRKVWGGGTCTLESRIFRLSQWQPDFKPGDVLPQTHAQIWIRISGLSQEYWHQQHIMEIASGIGIPLQIDATIKEQRFGYYARVLVDIDLLGSLPSSIMVEREHHCFPVGIVYENLPPRCNHCGLIGHQTTNCRQLKSKEQSKEPQKNHNVIRQEYWPKQKVSNVHAVPTSKAASSDPQKRVRDGTETREVVDTVTREVVEGVETPPAMSQLASISVTEAVTVELLTAHKDIHALTNVSASVVVNNASIPAATQDGVVVLVGNVLEEAASEIIEELAERVMTDSVIKERNDDNHVSDASPSRSWHDIVQEEINSDDEIHIESGDANASSDPPGFGPDSSRAAAEVDAVTRSMEGQDIEGFSPVITKSQKKKLQRQKKVGVSSRTEPYPARVRQKSVRLQ, from the coding sequence ATGGTGGTCTGCCCTTGGAGCTTTCTTGGTCCCCTTTCAGACGCACGGCCCCCAACATCATCATCTATTCAGAAGATCCAAAAGCCAAAAACATTCGCTTCTGTTCTTGCGGGCGCCGACGAGAATAATTTTACCATAAGTCAGCTTCCATCTCCTATAATTCGAGGTGACACTGTGTTTGTCAAGATTAATGAGACGATCTACCAGGAGCAACTCAAGGCTTGTCGCACCAATCTTATTGggcgtcttcttcttcagaagggTACCATTCCCTTGAAAACTGAATTGCTAAAAGCTTCTCTGGATTCCTTATGGCAGCCATTGGGTCCATGGAGACTAGTTCCCGGCAAGGGATACTATGACCTCCATTTTAATTCGAAAGCAGACTTGCGCAAGGTTTGGGGTGGTGGCACCTGCACTCTAGAGTCTAGAATCTTTAGGTTGTCGCAATGGCAGCCAGACTTTAAGCCTGGGGATGTTCTTCCTCAAACCCATGCTCAAATATGGATAAGAATATCTGGTCTTAGTCAAGAGTACTGGCATCAGCAACACATCATGGAAATTGCAAGTGGTATTGGCATTCCATTACAGATTGATGCGACAATAAAGGAGCAACGTTTTGGGTACTATGCTCGGGTATTAGTGGACATTGATCTACTTGGTTCTCTCCCTTCATCAATTATGGTGGAAAGAGAACATCATTGCTTTCCTGTTGGAATTGTTTATGAGAATTTGCCTCCTCGATGCAACCATTGTGGTCTTATTGGCCATCAGACAACAAATTGTAGGCAGTTGAAGTCAAAAGAACAATCAAAAGAGCCTCAGAAAAATCATAACGTCATCCGTCAAGAATATTGGCCCAAGCAGAAGGTTTCCAATGTTCATGCAGTTCCTACCAGTAAGGCTGCTTCTTCTGACCCTCAGAAACGAGTTAGGGATGGTACAGAAACGAGGGAGGTTGTGGATACCGTAACAAGGGAGGTTGTGGAGGGAGTTGAGACTCCACCCGCAATGTCGCAATTGGCATCCATTTCAGTAACTGAAGCTGTTACTGTTGAGCTTCTTACGGCtcacaaagatattcatgcTCTGACCAATGTTAGTGCCTCAGTTGTCGTGAACAATGCTAGTATCCCAGCTGCTACCCAAGACGGAGTTGTTGTCCTTGTGGGTAACGTTCTTGAAGAGGCTGCTTCAGAAATAATCGAGGAGCTTGCAGAGAGGGTGATGACTGACTCTGTTATTAAAGAGCGTAATGATGATAACCATGTCTCAGATGCTTCACCCTCTCGCTCTTGGCATGACATTGTTCAAGAGGAGATTAATAGTGATGATGAGATTCATATTGAGTCGGGTGATGCTAATGCATCATCTGATCCTCCTGGATTCGGTCCAGACAGCTCACGGGCTGCAGCAGAGGTTGATGCAGTGACTCGTTCCATGGAAGGGCAGGACATTGAGGGTTTCAGCCCAGTTATTACTAAGTCCCAAAAGAAAAAGCTTCAACGACAGAAGAAAGTTGGTGTTTCTTCTCGTACTGAACCATACCCAGCACGGGTACGTCAAAAGTCTGTTCGTCTCCAATGA